A genomic stretch from Streptomyces sp. QL37 includes:
- a CDS encoding phage tail family protein produces the protein MAETTTTYPQETAPGSLITRDGQIQWAGLLMGPGTPYEIDRTGITGWDDLPVLDTGDIVRPDQHGAWPGARWAQPRLVGASVWLLPRTAEQAPDVLSAFRAATGADGSEQWLAVRLHGETLAVRARVSRRVVPQDRSFVVHGASRTSLQWTATDPRRFGAVLREARASLPLSEPGLDWPAEPGVAGMGLEWPLEWGASGASGTCTAVNEGTAAAHPVIEFRGPLRRPTLTRLGDGRQLQYDIVLGPQDVLTVDTESGTVLLNSTASRLYTASPSSAPEQLFHLPPGSTELAFRSDDATPDARASATLRWRDAHW, from the coding sequence ATGGCCGAGACCACAACCACATATCCCCAGGAGACCGCACCCGGCTCACTGATCACCCGCGACGGGCAGATCCAGTGGGCCGGACTGCTGATGGGCCCCGGTACGCCGTACGAGATCGACCGCACCGGGATCACCGGCTGGGACGACCTGCCGGTGCTCGACACGGGCGACATCGTCCGCCCCGACCAGCACGGCGCCTGGCCCGGCGCCCGCTGGGCGCAGCCCCGCCTCGTCGGCGCGTCCGTCTGGCTGCTGCCCCGGACGGCCGAACAGGCTCCCGACGTCCTTTCCGCGTTCCGCGCCGCCACCGGCGCCGACGGGAGCGAGCAGTGGCTGGCCGTGCGCCTGCACGGCGAGACGCTGGCCGTACGCGCCAGGGTCAGCCGCCGCGTCGTGCCGCAGGACCGGTCCTTCGTGGTGCACGGCGCGTCCAGGACCAGCCTCCAGTGGACCGCCACCGATCCGCGCCGGTTCGGAGCCGTCCTCCGGGAGGCGCGGGCCTCGCTGCCTCTCAGCGAGCCGGGCCTGGACTGGCCGGCCGAGCCCGGAGTCGCCGGGATGGGGCTCGAGTGGCCGCTGGAGTGGGGCGCGTCCGGTGCGTCCGGCACCTGCACCGCCGTCAACGAGGGCACGGCGGCGGCCCACCCGGTGATCGAGTTCCGGGGGCCGCTCCGGCGCCCGACGCTGACCCGGCTCGGCGACGGCCGGCAGCTCCAGTACGACATCGTGCTCGGCCCCCAGGACGTCCTGACCGTCGACACCGAGTCCGGCACGGTGCTCCTCAACTCCACCGCCTCCCGGCTCTACACCGCGTCTCCCTCCTCAGCCCCCGAGCAGCTGTTCCACCTGCCGCCGGGCAGCACCGAGCTGGCCTTCCGCTCCGACGACGCCACCCCCGACGCCCGGGCCTCCGCCACCCTGCGCTGGCGCGACGCCCACTGGTGA
- a CDS encoding peptidoglycan-binding protein, with translation MATPLTADQLLAALHAEGVTVVEYADWRTHNRNHKGAWGPLNGVMIHHTVSSGTDASVALCYDGHSSLPGPLCHGVIDKAGTVHLVGNGRANHAGGGDPAVLQRVIAEDYGDRPPAPREHDSSAGSVDGNARFYGFECVNLGDGEDPWPAAQLDAIERVSAAICRAHGWTARSVIGHLEWSDWKVDPRGFTMPSLRERVTTRLSGPASGGSAGRPSGGTSAPRYQPFPGTSLFTGRTSSPVITAMGRRLVAEGCSSYAVGPGPRWTEADRRSYAAWQRKLGFRGSDADGVPGRTSWNALKVPHTK, from the coding sequence ATGGCCACTCCCCTGACCGCCGACCAGCTGCTCGCCGCACTGCACGCCGAAGGCGTCACCGTCGTCGAGTACGCGGACTGGCGCACCCACAACCGCAACCACAAGGGCGCCTGGGGCCCGCTGAACGGCGTCATGATCCACCACACCGTCAGCAGCGGCACGGACGCGTCCGTGGCGCTCTGCTACGACGGCCACTCGTCCCTGCCGGGCCCGCTCTGCCACGGCGTCATCGACAAGGCGGGCACCGTCCACCTCGTCGGCAACGGCCGCGCCAACCACGCGGGCGGCGGCGACCCGGCCGTACTCCAGCGGGTGATCGCGGAGGACTACGGCGACCGCCCGCCCGCCCCCCGCGAACACGACAGCAGCGCCGGCTCCGTCGACGGCAACGCCCGCTTCTACGGATTCGAGTGCGTCAACCTCGGTGACGGCGAGGACCCCTGGCCGGCCGCCCAGCTCGACGCGATCGAACGGGTCTCCGCCGCCATCTGCCGGGCCCACGGCTGGACCGCCCGCAGCGTGATCGGCCACCTGGAGTGGTCCGACTGGAAGGTCGACCCGCGCGGCTTCACCATGCCGTCGCTGCGGGAACGTGTCACCACACGGCTGAGCGGCCCGGCGAGCGGCGGTTCCGCGGGCAGACCGTCCGGCGGGACGTCCGCCCCCCGCTACCAGCCGTTCCCCGGCACCTCGCTCTTCACCGGCCGCACCAGCTCCCCCGTCATCACCGCCATGGGCCGCCGGCTCGTCGCCGAGGGCTGCTCGTCCTACGCCGTCGGGCCGGGCCCCCGCTGGACCGAGGCCGACCGCCGCTCGTACGCCGCCTGGCAGCGCAAGCTCGGCTTCCGGGGCAGCGACGCCGACGGGGTCCCGGGCCGCACCTCCTGGAACGCCCTCAAAGTCCCGCACACGAAGTGA
- the rpoB gene encoding DNA-directed RNA polymerase subunit beta: protein MAASRNASTSNTNNGASTAPLRISFAKIKEPLEVPNLLALQTESFDWLLGNAAWKARVEAALDSGQDVPTKSGLEEIFEEISPIEDFSGSMSLTFRDHRFEPPKNSIDECKERDFTFAAPLFVTAEFTNNETGEIKSQTVFMGDFPLMTNKGTFVINGTERVVVSQLVRSPGVYFDSSIDKTSDKDIFSAKIIPSRGAWLEMEIDKRDMVGVRIDRKRKQSVTVLLKALGWTTEQILEEFGEYESMRATLEKDHTQGQDDALLDIYRKLRPGEPPTREAAQTLLENLYFNPKRYDLAKVGRYKVNKKLGADEPLDAGVLTSDDIIATIKYLVKLHAGEAETVGESGRSIMVETDDIDHFGNRRIRNVGELIQNQVRTGLARMERVVRERMTTQDVEAITPQTLINIRPVVASIKEFFGTSQLSQFMDQNNPLSGLTHKRRLNALGPGGLSRERAGFEVRDVHPSHYGRMCPIETPEGPNIGLIGSLASYGRINPFGFIETPYRKVVEGVVTDDVDYLTADEEDRFVIAQANATLSEDMRFTEARVLVRRRGGEIDYIPGDDVDYMDVSPRQMVSVATAMIPFLEHDDANRALMGANMMRQAVPLIKSEAPLVGTGMEYRCATDAGDVLKAEKAGVVQEVSADYITVTNDDGTYTTYRISKFSRSNQGTSVNQKVVVSEGDRVIESQVLADGPATENGEMALGKNLLVAFMPWEGHNYEDAIILSQRLVQDDVLSSIHIEEHEVDARDTKLGPEEITRDIPNVSEEVLADLDERGIIRIGAEVVAGDILVGKVTPKGETELTPEERLLRAIFGEKAREVRDTSLKVPHGEIGKVIGVRVFDREEGDELPPGVNQLVRVYVAQKRKITDGDKLAGRHGNKGVISKILPIEDMPFLEDGTPVDIILNPLGVPSRMNPGQVLEIHLGWLASRGWDVSGLGDEWAQRLQAIGADQVAPGTNVATPVFDGAREDEISGLFGATIPNRDGDRLVQPSGKAQLFDGRSGEPFPDPVSVGFMYILKLHHLVDDKLHARSTGPYSMITQQPLGGKAQFGGQRFGEMEVWALEAYGAAYALQELLTIKSDDVTGRVKVYEAIVKGENIPEPGIPESFKVLIKEMQSLCLNVEVLSSDGMSIEMRDTDEDVFRAAEELGIDLSRREPSSVEEV, encoded by the coding sequence TTGGCCGCCTCGCGCAACGCCTCGACCTCGAATACGAACAACGGTGCCAGCACCGCCCCGCTGCGCATCTCTTTTGCAAAGATCAAGGAGCCCCTCGAGGTTCCGAACCTCCTCGCGCTGCAGACCGAGAGCTTTGACTGGCTCCTCGGCAATGCCGCCTGGAAGGCTCGCGTCGAGGCTGCTCTGGACAGCGGACAAGACGTCCCCACCAAGTCCGGCCTGGAGGAAATCTTCGAGGAGATCTCCCCGATCGAGGACTTCTCCGGGTCGATGTCGCTCACCTTCCGCGACCACCGCTTCGAGCCCCCGAAGAACTCGATCGACGAGTGCAAGGAGCGCGACTTCACGTTCGCCGCGCCGCTCTTCGTCACGGCCGAGTTCACCAACAACGAGACCGGCGAGATCAAGTCCCAGACGGTCTTCATGGGCGACTTCCCGCTCATGACCAACAAGGGCACCTTCGTCATCAACGGCACCGAGCGTGTCGTCGTGTCGCAGCTCGTGCGCTCGCCGGGTGTCTACTTCGACTCCTCCATCGACAAGACGTCCGACAAGGACATCTTCTCCGCCAAGATCATCCCGTCCCGGGGTGCCTGGCTGGAGATGGAGATCGACAAGCGCGACATGGTCGGTGTCCGCATCGACCGCAAGCGCAAGCAGTCCGTCACCGTCCTCCTGAAGGCTCTCGGCTGGACCACCGAGCAGATCCTCGAGGAGTTCGGCGAGTACGAGTCGATGCGCGCCACCCTGGAGAAGGACCACACCCAGGGCCAGGACGACGCGCTGCTCGACATCTACCGCAAGCTGCGTCCGGGCGAGCCGCCCACGCGCGAGGCCGCTCAGACGCTGCTCGAGAACCTCTACTTCAACCCGAAGCGCTACGACCTCGCGAAGGTCGGCCGCTACAAGGTGAACAAGAAGCTCGGCGCCGACGAGCCGCTCGACGCCGGTGTCCTCACCAGCGACGACATCATCGCCACCATCAAGTACCTGGTGAAGCTGCACGCCGGTGAGGCCGAGACCGTCGGTGAGTCCGGCCGCTCGATCATGGTCGAGACCGACGACATCGACCACTTCGGCAACCGCCGCATCCGTAACGTCGGTGAGCTGATCCAGAACCAGGTCCGTACGGGTCTCGCCCGTATGGAGCGCGTCGTGCGTGAGCGCATGACCACCCAGGACGTCGAGGCGATCACGCCGCAGACCCTGATCAACATCCGGCCGGTCGTCGCCTCCATCAAGGAGTTCTTCGGCACCAGCCAGCTGTCCCAGTTCATGGACCAGAACAACCCGCTGTCGGGCCTGACGCACAAGCGTCGTCTCAACGCCCTCGGCCCGGGTGGTCTCTCCCGTGAGCGGGCCGGCTTCGAGGTCCGTGACGTCCACCCGTCGCACTACGGCCGCATGTGCCCGATCGAGACGCCCGAAGGCCCGAACATCGGTCTGATCGGCTCGCTGGCCTCCTACGGGCGCATCAACCCGTTCGGCTTCATCGAGACGCCGTACCGCAAGGTCGTCGAGGGCGTCGTCACCGACGACGTCGACTACCTGACGGCCGACGAAGAGGACCGCTTCGTGATCGCCCAGGCGAACGCGACGCTCTCCGAGGACATGCGCTTCACCGAGGCCCGCGTCCTGGTCCGCCGTCGTGGCGGCGAGATCGACTACATCCCCGGCGACGACGTCGACTACATGGACGTCTCGCCGCGCCAGATGGTGTCGGTCGCCACCGCGATGATCCCGTTCCTCGAGCACGACGACGCCAACCGTGCCCTCATGGGCGCGAACATGATGCGTCAGGCCGTCCCGCTCATCAAGAGCGAGGCGCCGCTGGTCGGCACCGGCATGGAGTACCGCTGTGCCACCGACGCCGGTGACGTGCTCAAGGCCGAGAAGGCGGGTGTGGTCCAGGAGGTCTCCGCGGACTACATCACCGTGACGAACGACGACGGCACGTACACCACGTACCGCATCTCGAAGTTCTCGCGCTCCAACCAGGGCACCTCGGTCAACCAGAAGGTCGTCGTCTCCGAGGGCGACCGCGTGATCGAGAGCCAGGTCCTCGCCGACGGGCCCGCCACCGAGAACGGTGAGATGGCGCTCGGCAAGAACCTGCTCGTGGCGTTCATGCCGTGGGAGGGTCACAACTACGAGGACGCGATCATCCTGTCGCAGCGCCTCGTGCAGGACGACGTCCTCTCCTCGATCCACATCGAGGAGCACGAGGTCGACGCCCGTGACACCAAGCTCGGCCCGGAGGAGATCACCCGGGACATCCCGAACGTCTCCGAGGAGGTCCTCGCCGACCTCGACGAGCGCGGCATCATCCGTATCGGTGCCGAGGTCGTCGCCGGCGACATCCTCGTCGGCAAGGTCACGCCCAAGGGTGAGACCGAGCTGACCCCGGAGGAGCGCCTGCTCCGCGCGATCTTCGGTGAGAAGGCGCGCGAGGTGCGCGACACCTCGCTGAAGGTGCCGCACGGTGAGATCGGCAAGGTCATCGGCGTCCGCGTCTTCGACCGCGAAGAGGGCGACGAGCTGCCGCCGGGCGTGAACCAGCTGGTCCGCGTCTACGTCGCGCAGAAGCGCAAGATCACCGATGGTGACAAGCTCGCCGGCCGTCACGGCAACAAGGGCGTCATCTCGAAGATCCTCCCGATCGAGGACATGCCGTTCCTGGAGGACGGCACCCCGGTCGACATCATCCTCAACCCGCTGGGTGTCCCGTCCCGAATGAACCCGGGACAGGTCCTGGAGATCCACCTCGGCTGGCTCGCCAGCCGCGGCTGGGACGTCTCCGGCCTCGGTGACGAGTGGGCACAGCGCCTGCAGGCCATCGGCGCCGACCAGGTCGCTCCGGGCACCAACGTCGCCACGCCCGTCTTCGACGGTGCGCGCGAGGACGAGATCTCCGGTCTCTTCGGAGCCACGATCCCGAACCGCGACGGTGACCGCCTGGTCCAGCCCTCCGGCAAGGCCCAGCTGTTCGACGGCCGCTCCGGCGAGCCGTTCCCGGACCCGGTCTCGGTCGGGTTCATGTACATCCTCAAGCTGCACCACCTGGTCGACGACAAGCTCCACGCGCGTTCGACCGGCCCGTACTCCATGATCACGCAGCAGCCGCTGGGTGGTAAGGCGCAGTTCGGTGGGCAGCGATTCGGTGAGATGGAGGTGTGGGCCCTTGAGGCTTACGGCGCCGCATACGCCCTCCAGGAACTGCTGACGATCAAGTCCGACGACGTGACCGGCCGCGTGAAGGTCTACGAGGCGATCGTCAAGGGCGAGAACATCCCCGAGCCGGGCATTCCCGAGTCCTTCAAGGTGCTCATCAAGGAAATGCAGTCGCTCTGCCTCAACGTGGAGGTGCTGTCCTCGGACGGCATGTCCATCGAGATGCGCGACACGGACGAGGACGTCTTCCGCGCGGCGGAGGAGCTCGGTATCGACCTGTCCCGGCGCGAGCCGAGCAGCGTCGAAGAGGTCTGA
- a CDS encoding phage tail protein, with translation MLPENIPTVTVTARYMTPDGRPMSGTVEFRPPALLTHAEEDLFLGGPTRTTLDAEGRISVVLPATDAPGWNPGAWTYTVTEKLAGLARGGRTYQVALAAAVPAVDLADIAPADPGTPQYVAVPGPPGPAGGPGPQGPAGPAGAVHSVNGHTEADIVLGAADVSALASASAGAPGGVATLGADGLVPAAQLPAGGGAVASVNGQTGEVLLTANDLGALTQAAGDARYLALGGAPVTSVNGLTGEVALAASDVAAVPVGEGVLLAGAQEIQGAKTFVTPPSTAAAPSTDDHLTRRAYVDAVSAAGTWSPSSMGFSGWAFDPAAASAPTPQYCINGWVYLIGIPLHAPATVTNLVFYVPGYVGGTLSTSSFAGLYTGAGARVGLTANLTTLIPKTEGTTVVCPLTVPYSAKAGNYWIGLVVNGPSPSSNGPAFSRGAHVGEAPGGSARMPGKFIRHGRLSTTGQTSLPTSFALDKVVADSNAIWAALS, from the coding sequence GTGCTGCCTGAGAACATCCCCACCGTCACCGTCACCGCCCGCTACATGACCCCCGACGGCCGCCCGATGAGCGGCACCGTCGAATTCCGGCCCCCGGCGCTCCTCACCCACGCGGAGGAGGACCTCTTCCTGGGCGGCCCGACCCGGACCACGCTCGACGCGGAGGGCAGGATCAGCGTGGTCCTGCCCGCCACCGACGCCCCGGGGTGGAACCCCGGCGCGTGGACGTACACCGTCACGGAGAAGCTCGCCGGGCTCGCCCGCGGCGGACGCACCTACCAGGTGGCGCTGGCCGCGGCCGTGCCCGCCGTGGACCTCGCCGACATCGCCCCGGCCGATCCGGGCACCCCGCAGTACGTGGCCGTACCGGGGCCGCCGGGACCCGCCGGAGGACCCGGCCCGCAGGGCCCGGCCGGACCGGCCGGCGCGGTGCACTCCGTCAACGGGCACACCGAGGCCGACATCGTGCTGGGCGCGGCGGACGTCTCGGCCCTCGCCTCCGCTTCGGCGGGAGCGCCGGGCGGGGTCGCCACCCTCGGCGCCGACGGTCTGGTCCCGGCCGCCCAGCTCCCGGCGGGCGGCGGAGCCGTCGCCTCCGTCAACGGGCAGACCGGCGAGGTCCTGCTCACCGCGAACGACCTGGGCGCGCTGACCCAGGCGGCGGGCGACGCCCGCTATCTGGCACTCGGCGGCGCCCCCGTGACCTCGGTCAACGGCCTCACCGGCGAGGTCGCCCTGGCGGCCTCCGACGTGGCGGCGGTGCCGGTCGGCGAAGGGGTCCTGCTCGCGGGAGCCCAGGAGATCCAGGGCGCCAAGACGTTCGTCACTCCGCCCTCGACCGCGGCCGCCCCGTCCACCGACGACCACCTGACCCGGCGCGCCTACGTGGACGCGGTCTCGGCGGCGGGCACCTGGTCCCCTTCCTCGATGGGCTTCAGCGGCTGGGCGTTCGACCCGGCGGCGGCCTCCGCACCCACCCCCCAGTACTGCATCAACGGCTGGGTGTACCTGATCGGCATCCCGCTGCACGCGCCCGCCACCGTGACCAACCTGGTGTTCTACGTCCCCGGCTACGTCGGCGGCACGCTCAGCACCTCCTCGTTCGCCGGGCTCTACACCGGTGCCGGTGCCCGGGTCGGGCTGACCGCCAACCTCACCACCCTGATCCCCAAGACCGAGGGCACGACCGTGGTCTGCCCGCTGACCGTCCCGTACAGCGCCAAGGCGGGCAACTACTGGATCGGGCTCGTCGTCAACGGGCCCAGCCCCAGCAGCAACGGTCCCGCCTTCTCGCGGGGCGCCCACGTGGGCGAGGCGCCGGGCGGCAGCGCCCGGATGCCGGGCAAGTTCATCCGCCACGGCCGGCTCAGCACCACCGGCCAGACCTCGCTGCCCACCTCCTTCGCCCTCGACAAGGTGGTCGCGGACTCCAACGCGATCTGGGCGGCTCTCTCCTGA
- a CDS encoding DNA-directed RNA polymerase subunit beta', with product MLDVNFFDELRIGLATADDIRTWSHGEVKKPETINYRTLKPEKDGLFCEKIFGPTRDWECYCGKYKRVRFKGIICERCGVEVTRAKVRRERMGHIELAAPVTHIWYFKGVPSRLGYLLDLAPKDLEKVIYFAAYMITFVDEERRTRDLPSLEAHVSVERQQVENRRDSDLENRAKKLETDLAELEAEGAKADVRRKVREGAEREMKQLRDRAQREIDRLDEVWSRFKNLKVQDLEGDELLYRELRDRFGTYFDGCMGAAALQKRLESFDLDEEAERLREIIRTGKGQKKTRALKRLKVVSAFLQTSNKPKGMVLDCVPVIPPDLRPMVQLDGGRFATSDLNDLYRRVINRNNRLKRLLDLGAPEIIVNNEKRMLQEAVDALFDNGRRGRPVTGPGNRPLKSLSDMLKGKQGRFRQNLLGKRVDYSARSVIVVGPQLKLHQCGLPKAMALELFKPFVMKRLVDLNHAQNIKSAKRMVERGRTVVYDVLEEVIAEHPVLLNRAPTLHRLGIQAFEPQLVEGKAIQIHPLVCTAFNADFDGDQMAVHLPLSAEAQAEARILMLSSNNILKPADGRPVTMPTQDMVLGLFFLTTDEEGRNVKGTDRAFGSTAEATMAFDARELSLQAKVDIRFPVGTMPPRGWVPPVAEEGEPEYQPGDTFRLRTSLGRALFNELLPEDYPFVDYSVGKKQLSEIVNDLAERYPKVIVAATLDNLKAAGFHWATRSGVTVAISDVVVPEAKKAIVKGYEEQDEKVQKQYERGLITKDERTQELIAIWTKATNEVAEAMNANFPKTNPIFMMVDSGARGNMMQMRQIAGMRGLVSNAKNETIPRPIKASFREGLTVLEYFISTHGARKGLADTALRTADSGYLTRRLVDVSQDVIIREEDCGTDRGLKLKIAVKGADGVLRKTDDVETSVYARMLAEDVVVDGKVIAPANVDLGDVLIDALVGAGVEEVKTRSVLTCESAVGTCAFCYGRSLATGKLVDIGEAVGIIAAQSIGEPGTQLTMRTFHTGGVAGDDITQGLPRVVELFEARTPKGVAPISEAKGRVRIEETEKTKKLVVTPDDGSEETAFPISKRARLLVGEGDPVEVGQKLTVGATNPHDVLRILGQRAVQVHLVGEVQKVYNSQGVSIHDKHIEIIIRQMLRRVTIIESGDAELLPGELVERSKFETENRRVVTEGGHPASGRPQLMGITKASLATESWLSAASFQETTRVLTDAAINAKSDSLIGLKENVIIGKLIPAGTGLSRYRNIRVEPTEEAKAAMYSAVGYDDIDYSPFGTGSGQAVPLEDYDYGPYNQ from the coding sequence GTGCTCGACGTCAACTTCTTCGACGAGCTGCGGATCGGCCTTGCCACCGCGGACGACATCCGGACCTGGTCCCACGGCGAAGTGAAGAAGCCGGAGACCATCAACTACCGCACGCTCAAGCCCGAAAAGGACGGACTCTTCTGCGAGAAGATCTTCGGTCCGACCCGGGACTGGGAGTGCTACTGCGGCAAGTACAAGCGTGTCCGCTTCAAGGGCATCATCTGTGAGCGCTGTGGCGTGGAGGTCACGCGCGCCAAGGTGCGCCGTGAGCGCATGGGTCACATCGAGCTTGCCGCTCCCGTCACCCACATCTGGTACTTCAAGGGCGTCCCGTCGCGTCTTGGCTACCTGCTGGACCTCGCGCCGAAGGACCTCGAGAAGGTCATCTACTTCGCCGCGTACATGATCACGTTCGTCGACGAGGAGCGCCGCACGCGTGACCTCCCGTCGCTGGAGGCGCATGTCTCCGTCGAGCGTCAGCAGGTCGAGAACCGTCGTGACTCGGACCTCGAGAACCGCGCCAAGAAGCTCGAGACCGACCTGGCCGAGCTCGAGGCCGAGGGTGCCAAGGCCGACGTGCGCCGCAAGGTGCGCGAAGGTGCCGAGCGTGAGATGAAGCAGCTGCGCGACCGTGCGCAGCGCGAGATCGACCGTCTCGACGAGGTGTGGAGCCGCTTCAAGAACCTCAAGGTCCAGGACCTGGAGGGCGACGAGCTGCTCTACCGCGAGCTGCGTGACCGCTTCGGCACGTACTTCGACGGCTGCATGGGTGCCGCCGCCCTGCAGAAGCGCCTGGAGTCCTTCGACCTCGACGAGGAGGCCGAGCGCCTCCGCGAGATCATCCGTACCGGCAAGGGCCAGAAGAAGACCCGTGCGCTCAAGCGCCTCAAGGTCGTCTCCGCGTTCCTGCAGACCAGCAACAAGCCCAAGGGCATGGTGCTCGACTGCGTGCCGGTCATCCCGCCGGACCTGCGTCCGATGGTGCAGCTGGACGGTGGCCGCTTCGCGACCTCCGACCTGAACGACCTGTACCGCCGTGTGATCAACCGCAACAACCGCCTCAAGCGTCTCCTTGACCTCGGTGCCCCCGAGATCATCGTGAACAACGAGAAGCGGATGCTGCAGGAGGCCGTCGACGCGCTGTTCGACAACGGCCGCCGCGGTCGCCCGGTCACCGGTCCCGGTAACCGTCCCCTGAAGTCCCTCAGCGACATGCTGAAGGGCAAGCAGGGCCGTTTCCGTCAGAACCTCCTCGGCAAGCGCGTGGACTACTCCGCGCGTTCCGTGATCGTCGTCGGTCCGCAGCTCAAGCTGCACCAGTGCGGTCTGCCGAAGGCGATGGCGCTGGAGCTCTTCAAGCCGTTCGTGATGAAGCGCCTGGTGGACCTGAACCACGCGCAGAACATCAAGTCGGCCAAGCGCATGGTCGAGCGTGGCCGCACCGTCGTGTACGACGTCCTCGAAGAGGTCATCGCCGAGCACCCGGTGCTGCTGAACCGTGCGCCCACCCTGCACCGCCTCGGCATCCAGGCCTTCGAGCCGCAGCTGGTCGAGGGCAAGGCCATCCAGATCCACCCGCTCGTCTGCACCGCGTTCAACGCGGACTTCGACGGTGACCAGATGGCCGTGCACCTTCCGCTCTCCGCGGAGGCGCAGGCCGAGGCCCGCATCCTGATGCTGTCCTCGAACAACATCCTGAAGCCGGCCGACGGTCGTCCCGTCACCATGCCGACCCAGGACATGGTGCTGGGTCTCTTCTTCCTCACCACGGACGAAGAGGGCCGCAACGTCAAGGGCACGGACCGCGCGTTCGGCTCCACGGCCGAGGCCACCATGGCCTTCGACGCCCGCGAGCTGTCGCTCCAGGCGAAGGTCGACATCCGCTTCCCGGTGGGCACCATGCCCCCGCGTGGCTGGGTGCCGCCGGTCGCCGAGGAGGGCGAGCCCGAGTACCAGCCGGGTGACACCTTCCGGCTGCGTACGAGCCTGGGCCGCGCGCTCTTCAACGAGCTGCTGCCCGAGGACTACCCGTTCGTCGACTACTCGGTGGGCAAGAAGCAGCTCTCCGAGATCGTCAACGACCTGGCCGAGCGCTACCCCAAGGTCATCGTGGCGGCGACGCTCGACAACCTGAAGGCGGCCGGTTTCCACTGGGCGACCCGCTCCGGTGTGACCGTGGCCATCTCCGACGTCGTCGTGCCCGAGGCCAAGAAGGCCATCGTCAAGGGCTACGAGGAGCAGGACGAGAAGGTCCAGAAGCAGTACGAGCGCGGTCTCATCACCAAGGACGAGCGCACGCAGGAGCTCATCGCGATCTGGACCAAGGCGACCAACGAGGTCGCCGAGGCGATGAACGCGAACTTCCCGAAGACGAACCCCATCTTCATGATGGTCGACTCGGGTGCCCGAGGAAACATGATGCAGATGCGTCAGATCGCGGGTATGCGTGGTCTGGTGTCGAACGCCAAGAACGAGACGATTCCCCGTCCCATCAAGGCGTCCTTCCGCGAGGGCCTCACCGTTCTGGAGTACTTCATCTCCACGCACGGTGCCCGTAAGGGTCTGGCGGACACCGCCCTGCGTACCGCCGACTCGGGTTACCTGACCCGTCGTCTGGTGGACGTCTCGCAGGACGTGATCATCCGCGAGGAGGACTGCGGCACCGACCGCGGCCTCAAGCTGAAGATCGCCGTCAAGGGTGCCGACGGTGTCCTCCGCAAGACGGACGACGTCGAGACCTCGGTCTACGCCCGCATGCTCGCCGAGGACGTCGTCGTCGACGGCAAGGTCATCGCGCCTGCCAACGTCGACCTCGGTGACGTCCTGATCGACGCCCTGGTGGGCGCCGGCGTCGAGGAGGTCAAGACCCGCTCGGTCCTGACCTGTGAGTCCGCGGTCGGCACCTGTGCCTTCTGCTACGGACGCTCGCTCGCCACCGGCAAGCTGGTCGACATCGGTGAGGCGGTCGGCATCATCGCCGCCCAGTCCATCGGTGAGCCCGGTACCCAGCTGACGATGCGTACCTTCCACACCGGTGGTGTGGCCGGTGACGACATCACGCAGGGTCTGCCGCGTGTCGTCGAGCTCTTCGAGGCGCGTACCCCCAAGGGTGTCGCCCCGATCTCGGAGGCCAAGGGCCGGGTCCGCATCGAGGAGACCGAGAAGACCAAGAAGCTCGTCGTCACCCCGGACGACGGCAGCGAGGAGACGGCGTTCCCGATCTCCAAGCGTGCCCGTCTCCTGGTCGGCGAGGGCGACCCGGTCGAGGTGGGCCAGAAGCTCACCGTCGGTGCCACCAACCCGCACGACGTGCTGCGGATCCTCGGTCAGCGCGCGGTCCAGGTCCACCTGGTCGGCGAGGTCCAGAAGGTCTACAACTCGCAGGGTGTGTCGATCCACGACAAGCACATCGAGATCATCATCCGGCAGATGCTGCGCCGTGTGACGATCATCGAGTCCGGCGACGCGGAGCTGCTGCCGGGCGAGCTCGTCGAGCGCTCGAAGTTCGAGACCGAGAACCGTCGTGTGGTCACCGAGGGCGGTCACCCCGCCTCCGGCCGTCCGCAGCTGATGGGTATCACTAAGGCCTCGCTCGCCACCGAGTCGTGGCTGTCGGCGGCGTCCTTCCAGGAGACGACCAGGGTCCTGACCGACGCGGCGATCAACGCCAAGTCGGACTCCCTGATCGGCCTCAAGGAGAACGTCATCATCGGTAAGCTCATCCCGGCCGGTACGGGTCTCTCCCGCTACCGCAACATCCGGGTCGAGCCGACCGAGGAAGCCAAGGCCGCGATGTACTCGGCCGTCGGCTACGACGACATCGACTACTCGCCGTTCGGCACGGGCTCCGGCCAGGCCGTCCCGCTGGAGGACTACGACTACGGTCCGTACAACCAGTAG